AAGTTCAACATAAGCCGCACAAATGGCAGCCTTACAATCAAAATCGTTCAGTAGAGTGTTATTCTCATTTATGAAGCGTTCATAAATATGGTGGATACTTTCGGCATCATTCAAAAATGAAGCCCATCTATTTTTATTCTGCTGAACATAATTTCTCAGCTTGATATGTTCTGCCTGGGATAAGTCTTTGAAGAAATCAAAGCTGCTTTGAAATTGAAATTCAAATTTTTTCTGGTCAAAAACTCCAATTTGCAATTTAATAGCAAGATTATCACCTTGTTTGCGCCATAGCTCGTAAGCCTTTGCTTTCAAGGTAATGATTTGCATTGCTTTTGCAATTTCAGCACCTTCAACACGTTTTGTCTTATCCATCAAACGTGCAGTGTTTCCGCTATTTAAGACATATTCAATATTTCTAAAAAGTAATAATAACGTGTCTAGTGCAGCCTTAGGATCGGCAACCCTATCACCAAACGTTCTTGATATTTGACCAGCCAGTGTATCCTTTTGGGCCTTGTTCGTTTTAGGCAGGTCTATAAAGAAAAACGATAATTTGTCTAACTCCCGTATTTGATTAGAAGCAGTCACTTGTTCTTTACTTAAGCCCTTTAGGATATTCTGCTTTAATGCGTCATCAATACTATCATATGTAACCAAATGATTGCTTTCATTAATAGACAGTGTTTTGCGGTCCTGTGTTTTTCTACTCCCACAGTTTAACGAAATTGAATCGTTAGTCACAAAACTGAGTGTGTGTAAATAGTTGGATTGCTTGGGGTGGGTGTCATTAAGTAAATCAAGCCCCGTTTGGGTGAGTTTTTTTAAAATCGCTGATAATACAACGCCATTACTCCAGGCCGAAGAAGCCTTTTTTGCCTGAAAAGCCTCAATATTCACAATTAGGCCTGCGTCATCAAGAAAACAAAATAAGAAGTCATCATGATGCTCAATACAAATAAAGTACTTTTTACCACTTATCTCTGTGTAATTTTCAAATAAAAGCCACAAAGCACAGTGCTTCTGAAATTCAAAACCTGTTGATCCATGCACTCCTGCATTGGTGGTAGCAGAGGATTTGGTCATATATTGCCGATAGGTTGTAGGTTAGGGGTATATAGCTTCTGAAAATATTGCATTTTTTCAACTTCCACAACCCTATATTGTAATCATAGGTATATTCCGGCTTCAAGTGTCTCTTTTCTTGACTAAGGTTAAGAAGTAAGATCTCCCATCCAATCTCAGAGAATTTTTTCAGGGCAACCATTCCATTTATTTTTATAAGCCTACTTTCAATTACATTATAAAAATAACTTAT
The Niastella koreensis GR20-10 genome window above contains:
- a CDS encoding dsDNA nuclease domain-containing protein, with protein sequence MTKSSATTNAGVHGSTGFEFQKHCALWLLFENYTEISGKKYFICIEHHDDFLFCFLDDAGLIVNIEAFQAKKASSAWSNGVVLSAILKKLTQTGLDLLNDTHPKQSNYLHTLSFVTNDSISLNCGSRKTQDRKTLSINESNHLVTYDSIDDALKQNILKGLSKEQVTASNQIRELDKLSFFFIDLPKTNKAQKDTLAGQISRTFGDRVADPKAALDTLLLLFRNIEYVLNSGNTARLMDKTKRVEGAEIAKAMQIITLKAKAYELWRKQGDNLAIKLQIGVFDQKKFEFQFQSSFDFFKDLSQAEHIKLRNYVQQNKNRWASFLNDAESIHHIYERFINENNTLLNDFDCKAAICAAYVELKG